From the Bdellovibrio reynosensis genome, one window contains:
- a CDS encoding amidase, protein MKLSALEIASKVAKKEVSPTEVIEAHIARIEEVNPKLNAMVEDDFVRARKKAHEQTDLVAKDNSDLPPLFGVPFTVKEMFAYEGMKRTGGSIHHKNDVMNWDSTLVTRMKVAGAIPLGTTNVPELGFWFETFNPVYGRTNNPYDLGRTPGGSSGGEGALLGAGASPIGLGSDIGGSIRMPAFFCGVFGHKPSRYLFPLTGHFPFGQEDFLELSEDKYPWTSTGHLTRKASDLYPLTKILMGADQSDIYTMKNPSLDELTSEWAGRKILICPEPAFHRARGTDQELAQVVRNCGKLFSELGAEVEELDPRFFVRSAELWFAALKHSKRTNLYELLMGPNQHLSVGKEILKLAVGKGDYTLPNLIVSLTEIFDKSKKDFSAEMADLYKMKADLDAKLGDNGILLIPPHPRVAPKHRQPLWSPFDFIYTGIFTTLGNPATVAPTGLNAEGMPLGIQIVAKHMKDHLTISCAELIEQTFGGWTTAKP, encoded by the coding sequence TTGAAATTGTCCGCGTTAGAAATTGCTAGCAAAGTAGCGAAAAAAGAAGTTTCCCCGACTGAAGTTATTGAAGCGCACATCGCGCGTATTGAAGAAGTAAATCCTAAACTCAACGCCATGGTTGAAGATGATTTCGTGCGTGCTCGTAAAAAAGCGCATGAACAAACTGATCTTGTGGCGAAAGATAATTCGGATCTGCCGCCGTTATTTGGTGTGCCTTTCACGGTTAAAGAAATGTTTGCTTACGAGGGCATGAAGCGCACCGGCGGCAGCATTCATCATAAGAATGATGTGATGAACTGGGATTCAACTTTAGTCACGCGCATGAAGGTTGCGGGGGCTATTCCGCTTGGCACGACCAACGTGCCTGAACTTGGTTTTTGGTTTGAAACCTTTAATCCTGTGTATGGACGTACGAACAATCCATATGATCTTGGCAGAACGCCAGGGGGCAGCAGTGGTGGTGAAGGTGCCTTATTGGGCGCTGGTGCCTCGCCGATCGGTTTAGGAAGTGATATCGGTGGCAGTATTAGAATGCCTGCGTTTTTCTGTGGAGTCTTTGGTCATAAGCCTTCTCGTTATTTATTCCCGTTAACTGGTCACTTCCCGTTTGGTCAGGAAGATTTCTTAGAGCTATCAGAAGATAAATACCCTTGGACATCAACGGGGCATTTAACTCGTAAAGCTTCAGATCTTTATCCGCTGACTAAGATTTTAATGGGTGCTGATCAGTCAGATATTTACACTATGAAAAATCCAAGCCTTGATGAACTTACTAGCGAATGGGCTGGCAGAAAGATTTTAATCTGCCCTGAGCCTGCTTTTCATCGTGCGCGTGGAACTGATCAGGAACTAGCACAAGTCGTGCGTAATTGCGGGAAGTTATTTTCTGAATTGGGCGCTGAAGTTGAAGAACTAGATCCAAGATTCTTCGTGCGTTCAGCTGAACTTTGGTTTGCAGCGCTTAAGCATTCAAAACGCACAAACTTATATGAACTTTTAATGGGGCCAAATCAGCATCTTTCTGTCGGAAAAGAAATTTTAAAATTAGCTGTGGGTAAAGGGGATTACACTTTGCCAAATCTAATTGTCTCTTTGACTGAAATCTTTGATAAAAGCAAAAAAGATTTTAGTGCCGAGATGGCTGATTTATACAAAATGAAAGCTGATCTTGATGCGAAACTGGGTGATAATGGAATTTTATTAATTCCTCCTCACCCGCGAGTCGCACCAAAACATCGCCAACCTTTGTGGTCGCCGTTTGATTTTATTTATACTGGAATCTTTACGACCCTCGGGAATCCCGCGACAGTGGCACCTACGGGGTTGAATGCTGAAGGCATGCCTTTGGGAATTCAGATCGTTGCAAAACACATGAAGGATCACTTAACGATTTCTTGTGCTGAACTTATCGAACAAACCTTTGGTGGATGGACCACGGCAAAGCCCTAA
- the ychF gene encoding redox-regulated ATPase YchF encodes MALQVGIVGLPNVGKSTLFNALTSAKAEAANYPFCTIDPNVGVVTVPDPRMDKITGFIKPQKVIPTTMEFVDIAGIVKGASQGEGLGNQFLSHIRQTDAIVHVVRCFDDPNIVHVSGSVDPIRDIEIINTELLLADLDSVDKKFARIEKMAKNTTDKKLKMEAEVTKKVKEALGQGLPARAVTLDDNEAPFLRDMHLLTAKPVLYAMNVSDTDFANGGNDWTKAVEKRAAEENNKTILICSAMEAEISLLPPEERKEFLEAMNAEEPGLNRLIREAYALLGLQTYFTAGEKEVRAWTIRAGTKAPQAAGVIHTDFEKGFIRAETYHCEDLFSYKSEQAVKEAGKYRLEGKEYVVKDGDILFFRFNV; translated from the coding sequence ATGGCTTTACAAGTCGGTATTGTCGGCTTACCAAATGTGGGTAAATCAACGCTTTTCAACGCATTAACTTCTGCAAAAGCGGAAGCAGCGAACTACCCTTTCTGTACAATTGATCCTAACGTGGGTGTCGTGACAGTTCCCGATCCACGCATGGATAAAATCACTGGATTCATCAAACCTCAAAAAGTCATCCCAACAACGATGGAGTTCGTGGACATCGCGGGTATCGTAAAAGGTGCTTCCCAAGGTGAAGGTTTAGGTAACCAATTCCTTTCTCACATCCGTCAAACTGATGCCATCGTTCACGTGGTTCGTTGTTTTGACGATCCAAATATCGTGCACGTATCTGGATCAGTAGATCCCATCCGTGACATTGAAATCATCAATACAGAGCTTTTGCTAGCAGACCTTGATTCTGTGGATAAGAAATTTGCGCGCATCGAAAAAATGGCGAAAAACACCACAGATAAAAAACTTAAAATGGAAGCGGAAGTTACTAAAAAAGTAAAAGAAGCTTTGGGACAAGGTCTTCCTGCCCGCGCGGTTACTTTAGATGACAACGAAGCGCCCTTCTTGCGCGACATGCATCTATTAACTGCAAAACCAGTACTTTACGCTATGAACGTGTCTGATACAGATTTCGCTAATGGTGGTAACGATTGGACGAAGGCTGTTGAAAAACGTGCGGCTGAAGAAAACAACAAAACTATTTTGATTTGTTCTGCGATGGAAGCTGAGATCTCTCTTCTTCCGCCTGAAGAACGTAAAGAGTTCTTAGAAGCAATGAACGCTGAAGAGCCAGGTTTGAATCGTTTGATCCGTGAAGCTTACGCTTTATTGGGTTTACAAACTTACTTCACAGCAGGTGAAAAAGAAGTTCGTGCTTGGACAATTCGTGCTGGAACTAAAGCACCGCAAGCTGCAGGTGTGATCCACACGGATTTTGAAAAAGGTTTCATCAGAGCTGAAACTTATCACTGTGAAGATTTGTTCTCGTACAAATCAGAACAAGCGGTAAAAGAAGCAGGTAAATACCGCCTTGAAGGTAAAGAGTACGTAGTGAAAGACGGAGATATTTTGTTCTTTAGATTTAACGTATAG